One segment of Macrotis lagotis isolate mMagLag1 chromosome 1, bilby.v1.9.chrom.fasta, whole genome shotgun sequence DNA contains the following:
- the PPP1R8 gene encoding nuclear inhibitor of protein phosphatase 1 isoform X2 — MVQTAVVPVKKKRVEGPGSLSLEESVSRRMQNFPFSGGLYGGLPPTHSEAGSQSHGIHGTALIGGLPMPYPNLAPEVDLTPVVPSAVNMNPAPNPAVYNPEAVNEPKKKKYAKEAWPGKKPTPSLLI; from the exons ATGGTACAGACTGCAGTGGTTCCAGTTAAG AAGAAACGTGTAGAGGGCCCTGGTTCCCTCAGTTTGGAGGAGTCAGTGAGCAGACGCATGCAGAACTTTCCATTCAGTGGAGGATTGTATGGGGGTCTGCCCCCTACCCACAGTGAGGCAGGCTCTCAGTCTCATGGTATCCATGGGACTGCACTCATTGGTGGCCTGCCCATGCCCTATCCAAACCTTGCTCCTGAGGTGGACTTGACCCCTGTCGTGCCATCAGCAGTGAATATGAACCCTGCACCAAATCCTGCGGTTTACAATCCTGAAGCTGTAAACGAGCCCAAGAAGAAGAAATATGCAAAGGAGGCTTGGCCTGGCAAGAAGCCCACACCCTCCttattaatttga